DNA from Lujinxingia litoralis:
GTGCTGCCTGGCGACTGCGCGGAGCCCATTTTGTGACGGTGGAGGCCCAGGAGGAGAGCGTGGCGCTGGCCCGTCGCTCCGCGGCGTACAACGGGCTAAAGGAGCGCTACGAGATCCGTCAGGGCGATTTTCGCGATCCGCAGGTCCTTGGCGAGGAGGAGCGCTTTGATCTGGTGCTGGGAAGTCCGCCTTACTGGCCGCTGAGCGATGGGACCCAGGGGGATCATCCGCAGAAGGTGGCGTGCCGCTTTGAGGTGCGGGGCTCGGTGGTGGATTACGCCCGGGTGGCCGCGGAGCATCTGGCGCCCGGAGGCATCTTCACCTGCGTGTTCCCCGTGGATCGCCCCGGGCAGAAGGCTCGCCCCTGGGAGGCGGCCGAGAAGGCCGGGATGACGATCGTGCGCTGGCGCCCGGTGATCTTCCGGGAGGACAACCCGCCCCTGGTGGGGCTTTTTGTGATGATGCGTAACCAGGATTTGCCCGAAGACATGCGGGGACAGACCTGGGAGGAGCCACCGTTGATCATCCGCGATCGCGATGGCCAGGTGCACCCGGAGTACCGGGCGGTGAAGATGAGCTTCGGGTTCGCGCCCTGAGCAGGCCGGGGGGCCTTTCATAAAAACGCCGAAGCGTCAGAGGAGATGGGCACCTCTGAGGCTTCGGCATGGGGGGACGCGACGCCGG
Protein-coding regions in this window:
- a CDS encoding tRNA1(Val) (adenine(37)-N6)-methyltransferase, which gives rise to MGRAKRDIRNVEPYFKDWAVPGPLPDVARLQEFEAGEGESIDALSGFFRIFQLKKGHRFSTDDVLTAWYGTSWCPSAGRVLDLGSGVGSVGMSAAWRLRGAHFVTVEAQEESVALARRSAAYNGLKERYEIRQGDFRDPQVLGEEERFDLVLGSPPYWPLSDGTQGDHPQKVACRFEVRGSVVDYARVAAEHLAPGGIFTCVFPVDRPGQKARPWEAAEKAGMTIVRWRPVIFREDNPPLVGLFVMMRNQDLPEDMRGQTWEEPPLIIRDRDGQVHPEYRAVKMSFGFAP